A region from the Sorex araneus isolate mSorAra2 chromosome 6, mSorAra2.pri, whole genome shotgun sequence genome encodes:
- the LOC101548368 gene encoding olfactory receptor 4C15-like encodes MQNQSFVTEFVLLGISQNPDVQKIAFVIFLFAYIATICGNLLIVAAIISNPALMGSPMYFFLVFLSFLDACFISVNAPKMIIDCLYEKKTISYGGCMIQIFTQHFFSGAEVIVLTAMAYDRYVAICKPLHYTSIMSSRLCGILIVVAWTGGFLHSIIEILFILQLPFCGPNVIDHFICEMYPLLDLACTDTYAFGLMIAANSGFICILIFFMLLVSYSVILFSLRNHSAEGQRKALSTCGSHIAVVVLFFIPCIFEYARPPVSFSFDKIVEMFYTILTPLLNPLIYAFRNKEVKNAIRKLCSQLMIVPVEK; translated from the coding sequence ATGCAAAATCAAAGCTTTGTCACTGAGTTTGTTCTCTTGGGGATTTCACAGAATCCAGATGTTCAGAAGATTgcatttgttatatttctttttgccTACATTGCAACTATCTGTGGCAATCTGCTGATTGTGGCAGCCATCATCAGCAATCCAGCGCTCATGGGCTCGCCgatgtacttcttcctggtttTTCTATCTTTCCTGGATGCATGTTTCATCTCAGTGAATGCCCCAAAAATGATCATAGACTGTCTCtatgagaagaaaaccatctcCTATGGAGGTTGTATGATACAGATATTTACTCAACACTTCTTTTCTGGAGCAGAGGTGATTGTCCTCacagccatggcctatgacaggtatgtggccatctgcaaacccttgCACTACACTTCTATCATGAGCTCAAGGCTCTGTGGCATTCTGATTGTAGTGGCCTGGACAGGAGGTTTTCTGCATTCCATTATAGAGATTCTCTTTATTTTACAACTTCCTTTCTGTGGTCCAAATGTTATTGATCACTTTATATGTGAAATGTACCCATTATTGGATCTTGCGTGCACTGATACTTATGCCTTTGGCCTTATGATAGCGGCCAACAGTGGATTCATTTGCATCCTGATCTTCTTCATGTTGCTTGTGTCCTATAGTGTCATCTTATTCTCCCTGAGAAACCACAGCgctgaaggacagaggaaagccctCTCCACTTGTGGGTCTCATATTGCtgttgtggttttgttctttattccGTGTATATTTGAGTATGCACGGcctccagtttctttctcctttgacaaAATCGTGGAGATGTTCTACACTATCCTAACTCCTTTACTCAATCCTTTGATTTATGCTTTCAGaaataaggaggtgaaaaatgCCATTAGGAAACTGTGCAGCCAGTTAATGATTGTTCCTgttgaaaaataa
- the LOC101548636 gene encoding olfactory receptor 4C15-like: MQNQSFVTEFVLLGISQNPDVQKIAFVIFLFAYIATICGNLLIVAAIISNPALVGSPMYFFLVFLSFLDACFISVNAPKMIIDCLYEKKSISYGGCMMQIFTQHFFSGAEVIVLTAMAYDRYVAICKPLHYTSIMNSRLCGILIGVAWAGGFLHSIIQILFILQLPFCGPNVIDHFICDLYPLLELACTDTYAFGLMIVANSGFFCILIFFMLLVSYSVILFSLRNHSAEGQRKALSTCGSHIAVVVLFFIPCIFDYARPPVSFSFDKIVEIFSTIFSPLLNPLIYAFRNKEVKNAIRKLCSLFMIVSVEN; the protein is encoded by the coding sequence ATGCAAAATCAAAGCTTTGTCACTGAGTTTGTACTCCTGGGAATTTCACAGAATCCAGATGTTCAGAAGATTgcatttgttatatttctttttgccTATATTGCAACTATCTGTGGCAACCTGCTGATTGTGGCAGCCATCATCAGCAACCCAGCACTCGTGGGCTCCCCgatgtacttcttcctggtttTTCTATCTTTCCTGGATGCATGTTTCATCTCAGTGAATGCCCCAAAAATGATCATAGACTGTCTCTATGAGAAGAAATCCATCTCCTATGGAGGTTGTATGATGCAGATATTTACTCAACACTTCTTTTCTGGAGCAGAGGTGATTGTCCTCacagccatggcctatgacaggtatgtggccatctgcaaacccttgCACTACACTTCTATCATGAACTCAAGGCTCTGTGGCATTCTGATTGGAGTAGCCTGGGCAGGGGGCTTTCTGCATTCCATCAtacagattctttttattttacaactTCCTTTCTGCGGTCCCAATGTCATTGATCACTTTATTTGTGACTTGTATCCCTTATTGGAGCTTGCCTGCACTGATACTTATGCCTTTGGCCTTATGATAGTGGCCAACAGTGGATTCTTTTGCATCCTAATCTTCTTCATGTTGCTTGTGTCCTATAGTGTCATCTTATTCTCCCTGAGAAACCACAGCgctgaaggacagaggaaagccctctccacctgtggGTCTCATATTGCtgttgtggttttgttctttattccaTGTATATTTGATTATGCAAGGcctccagtttctttctcctttgacaaAATCGTGGAGATATTCAGCACTATCTTCTCACCTTTACTGAATCCTTTGATTTATGCTTTCAGaaataaggaggtgaaaaatgCCATTAGGAAACTGTGCAGCCTGTTTATGATTGTTTCTGTTGAAAATTAA